The genomic window GGACCTGGCAAACTGACACGGGATACGCTTAACTCCGCCGACCAGAATCAAGACGGCCGCTTGTCACTCGAAGAACTCGCCAAACACTTGGCTGCGCAAGAATGAGTATCTCCTCGCACTTGGCAAACGGGAATTAGGACACAAACCAACCATGTGTAACAATAAGTTTGTCTTCGTCGTCTGCTGCTTGGCAGCTGTGACGGCTTCGGCGTCACCATTGGTAAAAGATGGCAAACCGATAGGTGAGTTCGTGCTGCCAGCAGAGGCAACCGGCGCGGAGTCGTTTGCCGCAAACGATGTCTGCGGCTGGATTCAGAAAATCACCGGTGCCGAAGTTCCCATCGTTAGCAAGCCTAGCGAACAAGCTAACACGAAAGTCTTCGTGGGCACCGCGTTCGCCAATGTCTTTCCGGACGATCTGAAACGGCTGCAAGGCAACGATGGGTTTGCGGTCCGTCGCCGCGGCGACAACGTGTATGTGTTTGGCAGTCGGCCGCGAGGGACGTTGTACGGTTTATACGCGCTGCTGGAAAAGAACAGCGATCTGATCTTCGCCCGGCCTCACGCCGACTTTGGCACCGTGCATGGGCAGTCGCCCGATTTTGAATTAACTGAAACGGATTTCATCGACATTCCGGTGTTTCTCAACCGCCGCTTCGGTCCCAATTGGCCCAAGCACCGGCCGACCGGGGAGTGGTTACTGCGGAACCGCGATAACACTCGCGACGTGCGTGCCAACTACGACGGTTTTATGAAGCTGGACCTGATCGAACCCTACGGCACAAACTTTGCCGTGCCGATCGCGAGCCATCAGGATGAGCATCCGGAGTATTTTGGGTACGACCCGATCAAAAAGTCGCGTCGCTTCGTCAAACACGGCGAGGGCACGATGTGCCTGAGCGTCCCGGGGCTGCCGGCGATTTGGGCACAAGGACTTGCCGACGACGTGGCTCGGCACGAAGCCCGTTTTGGTCGCAAGGTCGAGCACGTCCGTTTGGGACCGGGAGACAATTGGTTTTGCTGTCAGTGTGAAGAATGTGTTGCTCCGTTAACGCTGCCCGACGGAACGCAACTGCAATGCAAGGATCCCGATTCGATCAAGGACCCGCTGTTTCGCTCCACGCAGATCATGATGTTTATCAACGAGGCGATGGAGACCTGGCAGACATTACGTCCTCAAACTCCGATTCATGTGTTGGCATACATCCATTTCGCCGAACCGCCACGCGTCGCCCCCCATCCCGACTTAGGCATTTGGTTTGCGCCCTATCCGACCAGTAATCTGCATTTCCCGTTGCTGGACCCCCGACAGCCTGAACCTTGGCGATCGCGATTTGCAAAATGGTTGACGATGACCGATCGACTGGGATTTTATGAATACTACGAAGCCAAACCGTCGCCGCAGGCCTTTTACGCAGCCGCCAATTTGCGAGCGGTGATGCAGCGACCGGACCACTCCAATGCCCTGATCTATGCTGAAACCAGCAATGATTTTGGTACGGATGGAATCGGCAACGGCGAATTCGGCTGGGACGTGGGTCAGATGAATCTGTGGGTCCACACACGTCTGTTCTGGGATCCCACTCAAGACGTCGATGCGTTGTATCGCTATTACATTAAACGCACCTATCGCGAAGCCGCCCCGCAGATGCTGGCCTACTATGATCTGATCAAAACCAGTTGGCTATCACCCGACAACGATACTTTCAGTTCCTGCCATGCCAGTATCGCCGGCGTGTACAAGGGCTTGATCGTGGAACGCGGTTTAGAAAAGGAATGTATGCGTCTATTGACCGAAGCCGAAGCGGCGGCAAAACATCCCCATTCCAAAACCATGATTCGTCGGATGCGCGAGCAGTACGAAGGGTTCAGCAAAGACATGGCGAGGTTGATGGTCGCCCACATTCAGGAGATTCGTGGCGAGGCCGACGACTTCGATTCCCTGCAGTGGGAAAAACCGATGGTCAACGACGACTTCCAACTGGTCACGCGCGAGGGCGAAGAGCCGCCAGCGTTCTCCAGCACCAAGCTGCAAGCCGCCCATGACGGTGAATCGCTACACCTGCGGTTTCGTTTAGAAGGGCCGCCGGCCGAGAGGGCAGGGCGGTCCGCTTCCCACACCGAGCGCTGGCCGCAGGGAGATCACGTGGAATTTTGGCTGGTTGAGGGCCGCACCCGTTACGTCTTCGCTTTCAATGCCGACGGTGTTCAATACGACGCCAAGAATCTCGATCGCAGCTGGGATTCGAACTGGGACCTCAACGTCCGCTCCACGTCCACCGGCTGGGAAGCGATCGCCAGTATTCCGCTGTCCACGTTCTCTTTTGCCGCGGGACAACCGACCAACGTTCGCTGGTTCTGCACCCGCGAAATCCATCAGGAAGGTCAGCCGTCGAAGGAGGTTTCCTGTCAAGGAAAACCGCTGTACTACCGCAACTTTCCCATCGTCATCGAATAAGCTCGGCGTTTAACCATGAAACCAATTTATTGCCTGTTGGTACTTCTCGCCGCGAACACGGCGATGGCTGCGCAGCCGTTGTCGATCGATTTTTCCGTGGGCGATGCGGCGGATTATTTCACCGCGGAAACAGCCGATAGAGTGTCGCCTGCGGCGGGCGACGCGGCTGCGATGCAGCTTAGCGACGCAACGGTCCAGTTGCAGGACGTGACGGTGCTGCCGGCCCGTTCCTACAGTCTGAGACTTGTGGCAGCGTTTGCAGGCGACGCAGAATCGATCGAAGAAAATCCTCGCTTTGAGATTTTCCATCAGCTCGGGCAGACCAGTCTGCGATTGCCGTCACGGGAAATACGGTTCTACGATGCCGCAGGCAAACCTACCGGGCGGCCACTCATGTACGCCCTGCCATATCGCAAAACGCATCAATACCAAGACCTGTTCTACACGCCCGCCGACGCCGCCACGGCGCGGATTCGGTTGTCCTCTGGCAAAGACCTTCAGTTAACGTTATCGCAATTGGTATTGGAACCAACCGACAACGACGGCACGCTGAACCTCAATCCGGCGTTTGAACTGGGGCCAGACAACTATTCCGGTTGGCAGAATATCGCGGCGGGCGGAAAGTTCATTCAGCGCGAGGGCAAGACGATTCTGGACACCAAGTACGGCTCGACCGGTCAACGCATCCCACTACAGGAACCGGGCACCTACGCGTTCTCGGCACTGGCGACCGGCAACGGTTACAACTCCGTGGTGATCGTCCGCGTGTACGACGCGGACGATAAAGAACTGATGCGGAGTTCCACGCGCCGATACGGACCACGCACGTATTTCGTGCCTCCCCCCGAGGCGGCTTACCTGTCTCTTCTGGTCTATAGCTGCCTGCTTGAAGAGGTGCGTCTGGTTCGTGTCGGCGACGAAGACGCGATCAACGCGGTCAATTAACAAACCGACGGTGTTTACCGCGGGTGCCTGTTGAGCCGAGGGCGCGAGCCCGATGCCATCGACCGCAGCAACCTTGCGAGCGAAGTACCGGCCCGATCGCGTGTTGACACACTTTGTCATACACCGTATGCTCACAGACGACATTAACCAAGTAGGCGGGTCCCCCTAATGCGAACACCATGGCGAAATCCAAGAAACGAAAGTCCGAGCAAAGCAAACTGAGCGAGCGGATCAACCTGCGAGTCAGCGAAAAAGAGTTGGCGTTATTGGAGAAAGCCGCCGAGCAGGACGATCGATCGTTGAGCAACTGGGCTCGCCGCGTGCTGGTCCATGAAGCCCGCCGACAACTGGGTAAAAAAGACTGACGCAATCACAGGATTGCGACAACGCATGAAACAACCGGTGGGGCGGTCTCACCGATTTATCGAAGCCCGTCGGCAGGCGCCTGCGGCAAATTTTTTGGGAGAAGTACTGTGGCCGGAAAAAAAAGCAAAGGCAAGAAGAACAAAAGCAAGAAAAACAAGAAGTCCAGCAAGGGCAAAGGCAAGGCTCTGAAGGGTAAAAAGGGCAAGAGCAAAAAAGGCAAAAAGAGCAAAGGTAAGAAGGGCAAAAAGTAGGCTTTCCTCCGCGCCAGAATGACTCGGGGCCACGTCCGGCTAGCGGGTTGTTGCATTAGTGGTGTTGCTCGACCGTAAGGTGCGAGCAACAGCCACTGGCGCTGGTCAACTTATCTGGAGACGCTTGACTTAATAGCATTGAATTGTCATACGGCGTCCTTAACCCTCCCCCTGGGGGCTCTTCGTCAAATTTAGTGGCTAATGTCCCAGCTGTCTTGGATTTTCTATCATGGCAGCATGAATGAACTACATGCCCACTATCGTTTGCTGCTGGGACTTGATGACCAGTGGCAGGTCCAGAACGTTGACCTTCAGATGGAAGCCAATAGTGTCGTCATCCAATTACGTCACTCTGGCGGCAAGCTCTGCTGCCCCGAGTGCCAGGACGAATGCTCTCGTGCGGATACCGCGCCAACGCGTCAGTGGAGGCACTTGGACACGATGCAGTTCGAGACCATTATCGAAGCGGCAATTCCTCGTTCAAAATGCGATCGGTGCGGTGTGAAAACGATTGCCGTACCCTGGGCAGGGAAGCACTCTCGATTCACGCTGATGTTTGAAGCTTTTGCGATCAAAGTCCTTCAGGCGGCTAGCAGCGTTTCGGCGGCGACCAAGTTACTGAAGGTCTCTTGGAAGACCGCTCACGAGCTCATGCAACGCGGGGTTGAGCGAGGACTACAGCGTCGTGATACCGATCCGATTGAAACCCTGGGCATTGATGAAAAGAGCTTTGGCAAAGGCCAGGACTACGTGTCGCTGATGGTTGACCTGGAAGGATCGCGAGTGCTGGAAGTCGTCAAAGACCGCAGCGAGGCATCTTGTGACAAACTCTTTGACAGTCTCACCGATGAGCAAAAATCGGGCATTCGGGCAGTCGCCGTGGACTTCTGGCAAGCTTTTCGAAACAGCATTGTCAAACAAGTTCCCCAGGCGAAGATCGTTCACGACCATTTCCACATCAGCCAATACCTCGGCGAAGCGGTCGATCTGGTTCGACGCCGAGAGAACAAACTGCTCCGAAGCGAAGGCATTAATGACCTGACGGGTACGCGTCAACTTTGGCTCTACAACGAGGAGACTCTTGATGATGCCACGCAAAAGCAAATCGAAGACATTCGGCAAGTCGCGATCAAGACGGCACGTGCGTGGGGAATCAAGGAAATGTTTCGTGACTTCTGGACATACCGCAGCGGCGCTTGGGCGAAGAAGTTCTTTGACCGTTGGTACGCATGGGCCATTCGTAGCAAACTCGATCCGATCAAGAAGGTTGCGAGAATGCTCAAGAAACACCTCGCCGGCTTGCTGGCCTACTTCGAGTACTCCATCACCAATGCCAAAAGTGAGGCCTTCAACGGTCGAGTGCAGGCCATCAAGTCGGCGGCCCGCGGCTTTCGCAACTTCGAGAACTACCGCACCCGCATCTTGTTTTATTGTGGGGCCCTAAAGATGGAGCCCGATTTCAGCCACTAAAACCGACGAAGAGCCCCCCCTGGGAGGGTCGAGCGTCAGCGAGGGGAGGGTTTTTCAGCTGCAGATCATGGCTCTGACAACCTGCAAATCCAACGCACCCTCCCCGCGGGCCTACTCGTGTTCACCGTGTCCTTGGAACACGATCGCATGAGCCGCCGAGGGTACGAGCTGTTGGAGCCACTCGGCGACATCGCCATCGCGGTATCCGAGCATCTTGTCGGAGTACTCATGGTCGGTCAGGCAGCGGCCATAGTGAATCAACGACGCGCTGCCTTCGTCGGTGTATTCACAGGCGTTGGGGTCGTGCATTTCGATGCTTCCGCGAATCGTGTCACGGACATAGTTCAACCAATCCGGCGAACGTATTTCGGGGCCGTGCATCAAACGCCAAAACGCATCCAGCACCAATTGTGGCTCCACACTGGTCTGCGCGACCAATCCCGCGTAGCCGCCATCGGGATAGGTAGTGCTGATGAATTCTGGTGAATAAGCCAGCCGCGAATCCTCGCGCACCAAACGATTCAGCGGAGATCCCAGTTCGCCGGCGGAGAACACGTCGGCCAGAAAGTCCCATTGCAGATGCACATCGATGCCCTCGATCGTGGGCGGAATGGGGAACAGTAGATAGACGACCGAATCAGCGTGAGAAGTTTGGATGGTCGTGACGTGATCGGCTTGCCAGCGAGGCAACGGTCCATAAGAAACCGGACGGCTGCGGGGACTGAGCGGCGTGCCGGGCATTTGATCCAAACATTCGGCAACCACATCCAGCAATTCGCTCCGCTGAATATCTCCAGCAACAAACAGCGCCGAGCGATTGCGGGAATAGCCGATTTGATGGGCGTGGCGAAGTTGGCCGGCGTCGATCGCTTTGAGCTGTTTGGCGGTTCCCAGCTGGTCGTGGCCGAGCGGATGGCCGGGCCACAACACGCCGGGCAGGCGGCACAGCGAATGGTGGTAGGGATCCGAATGCCACTCGTGGATCTCTTGCAAAATAATCTCGCGTTCGGCTTCGATGTCCTCGACCCGCAGCAGCGGCTGGCCAACCATATCGGCCAATATTTCCAGTGACTCAGCCCACACACGTTTGGGACAGGCGGCGCTAAAGGCGGTGTGCGTGGAGCCCGTTTCGGCATCGCTGCCGCCACCGTGGCGGACCAAACGAGCTTCCGTGTCGCGATACCCACCGGGAAACTTGCGCGTGCCCCGCGACGGTAGATGTTCAAACCAGTGGTAGATACCGTGTCCGCCACCGGCGTCATCATCGGCGCTGCCGACAAACACCAGCCAGTTCATGGACACCGTATTTACGGGCAATTGCTGGAAGTAGATGGGAACGCCAAAAGGCCCCTCAATCCGTTCAAAATCGATCATGTGCCCGAGGACGCAGTGAGAAGGGTACCCGTCGCAGGGAGAAGCCACGCTACGCGGCCGACGGTTCAGGCCGGCTCGGTGGTACGATACCCCAGCAACTCGCTAGCGTTAAGCGGGCGGATTTTCGGGCCCCGCTTCAATAGACCATCGGCACAACCAACTCTTTGGGAATTGGCTGGCGATCGTAATCCTCACTGCGTTCGCGGGGCGGTAAGTCGACGGCGATATCCTTATCGACTTCGCGGTAGGGCAGTTGTTGCAGAAGATGATGGATACAGTTCAGCCGGGCGCGTTTTTTGTCATTGGCTTCCACGATCCACC from Roseimaritima ulvae includes these protein-coding regions:
- a CDS encoding DUF4838 domain-containing protein; the protein is MCNNKFVFVVCCLAAVTASASPLVKDGKPIGEFVLPAEATGAESFAANDVCGWIQKITGAEVPIVSKPSEQANTKVFVGTAFANVFPDDLKRLQGNDGFAVRRRGDNVYVFGSRPRGTLYGLYALLEKNSDLIFARPHADFGTVHGQSPDFELTETDFIDIPVFLNRRFGPNWPKHRPTGEWLLRNRDNTRDVRANYDGFMKLDLIEPYGTNFAVPIASHQDEHPEYFGYDPIKKSRRFVKHGEGTMCLSVPGLPAIWAQGLADDVARHEARFGRKVEHVRLGPGDNWFCCQCEECVAPLTLPDGTQLQCKDPDSIKDPLFRSTQIMMFINEAMETWQTLRPQTPIHVLAYIHFAEPPRVAPHPDLGIWFAPYPTSNLHFPLLDPRQPEPWRSRFAKWLTMTDRLGFYEYYEAKPSPQAFYAAANLRAVMQRPDHSNALIYAETSNDFGTDGIGNGEFGWDVGQMNLWVHTRLFWDPTQDVDALYRYYIKRTYREAAPQMLAYYDLIKTSWLSPDNDTFSSCHASIAGVYKGLIVERGLEKECMRLLTEAEAAAKHPHSKTMIRRMREQYEGFSKDMARLMVAHIQEIRGEADDFDSLQWEKPMVNDDFQLVTREGEEPPAFSSTKLQAAHDGESLHLRFRLEGPPAERAGRSASHTERWPQGDHVEFWLVEGRTRYVFAFNADGVQYDAKNLDRSWDSNWDLNVRSTSTGWEAIASIPLSTFSFAAGQPTNVRWFCTREIHQEGQPSKEVSCQGKPLYYRNFPIVIE
- a CDS encoding type II toxin -antitoxin system TacA 1-like antitoxin, whose protein sequence is MAKSKKRKSEQSKLSERINLRVSEKELALLEKAAEQDDRSLSNWARRVLVHEARRQLGKKD
- a CDS encoding ISL3 family transposase; protein product: MSQLSWIFYHGSMNELHAHYRLLLGLDDQWQVQNVDLQMEANSVVIQLRHSGGKLCCPECQDECSRADTAPTRQWRHLDTMQFETIIEAAIPRSKCDRCGVKTIAVPWAGKHSRFTLMFEAFAIKVLQAASSVSAATKLLKVSWKTAHELMQRGVERGLQRRDTDPIETLGIDEKSFGKGQDYVSLMVDLEGSRVLEVVKDRSEASCDKLFDSLTDEQKSGIRAVAVDFWQAFRNSIVKQVPQAKIVHDHFHISQYLGEAVDLVRRRENKLLRSEGINDLTGTRQLWLYNEETLDDATQKQIEDIRQVAIKTARAWGIKEMFRDFWTYRSGAWAKKFFDRWYAWAIRSKLDPIKKVARMLKKHLAGLLAYFEYSITNAKSEAFNGRVQAIKSAARGFRNFENYRTRILFYCGALKMEPDFSH
- a CDS encoding M16 family metallopeptidase, producing the protein MIDFERIEGPFGVPIYFQQLPVNTVSMNWLVFVGSADDDAGGGHGIYHWFEHLPSRGTRKFPGGYRDTEARLVRHGGGSDAETGSTHTAFSAACPKRVWAESLEILADMVGQPLLRVEDIEAEREIILQEIHEWHSDPYHHSLCRLPGVLWPGHPLGHDQLGTAKQLKAIDAGQLRHAHQIGYSRNRSALFVAGDIQRSELLDVVAECLDQMPGTPLSPRSRPVSYGPLPRWQADHVTTIQTSHADSVVYLLFPIPPTIEGIDVHLQWDFLADVFSAGELGSPLNRLVREDSRLAYSPEFISTTYPDGGYAGLVAQTSVEPQLVLDAFWRLMHGPEIRSPDWLNYVRDTIRGSIEMHDPNACEYTDEGSASLIHYGRCLTDHEYSDKMLGYRDGDVAEWLQQLVPSAAHAIVFQGHGEHE